The genome window CCATTGCGGGATCGCGACAACTGGGCCTTCAAAGTTGAATTTCTGCTGGCGCGCGGCGTTGTACACGCCCCAGTAAGCGCCCGCCGAGCCTTCGTCGCTGACTTTCCACGGCTGATCGAACGCCTCGATCACGAAGTAGTTGTAGCCCTGGCGGTTCAGCTTGTTCACCAGCGTGCGCAGGTAAATCGCCTGGTCGGCCGGTGAGGTTTCGTTACCCCCGCGCATGCGGCCGTTACTCGGCCAGCCCACTTCCGACAGCAGCAGCGGCTTTTTCGGGAACAGTTTCTTCAAGTCCCTGGCACGGTCGAGTACGTATTGGCCGGCCTTGTCCATCGGGATGTATTCCCAGAATGGCAGGATGTGCGCAGCAATCAGGTCGACGTGCTTGGCCAGTTGCGGGTTCTTTTCCCAGATGTGCCACTGCTCGGAGGTCGTCACCGGTACTTTCACGGCGGCGCGCACCCGGTCCAGCAGCACAATCAGCGCCTCAGGGGTGATTTCTTCCCGGAACAGCGCTTCGTTACCCACCACTACCCGCACCACACTGCGCGAGCTGTTGGCGATTTCGATGGCGCGCTGGATTTCCCGCTCGTTGCGTTCCAGGTCCGGGCTGATCCAGATCCCCAGCGTCACGCGCAGGCCGAACTCTTCCGCCAGCTTGGGGATGTCCCCCAGGGTGCCGTCGACCGAGTAGGTGCGGATGTTGTCCGTCAGCTTGCTCATGATTGCAAGGTCTTGACGCATCTGGTCGTCGGTTGGGTACTGGTCTTTCTGTGGGAACTGGCCTTGTTGGAACGGCGAGTAGGAAAAACCGGAGATCTGTTCAGGCCAGTTGGGGGTGGTGACGGGGCGGTTGATCAGCGCCCAGAAGCCGGTGAACAGCGCGGCAATTGCCAGCACGATCACCAGGTTGAGTCCAAATTTACGCGATGCCATGGCTATTTCGGGTTCCAAAAGGTGTGGAACGAAAAGAGGTGTCGGCCTGCGCCGAACGGCGCGCATCCTACACCGGCCCTTCCCTGACCGTACAGCAAGCAGAGAAAAACCGGACATTAGTCAGCGAAAGGCCATCTTAGTTCTTAACTTGTAGCTTGAGGCTTCGAACTTGTCGCTGCGTAGCCCTATAATGCGCGCCGGTTTTTGGGGTAAAGGTCATGAGCACAGAAGATCCGCGGTTTGCAGGCGTTGCCCGCTTGTATGGCATTGAAGGCCTGGAACGCTTGAAAGCGGCCCATGTGGCGATCGTCGGCGTCGGCGGCGTGGGCTCCTGGGCGGCCGAAGCCATGGCCCGTTGCGGGGTGGGCGAGGTTTCGCTGTTTGACCTGGACGATGTCTGCGTCAGCAACAGCAACCGCCAGTTGCATGCCCTGGACAGCACCGTAGGCAAACCCAAGGTCGAGGTGATGGCCGAGCGCCTGCGCGGCATCAACCCGGACTGCACGGTGCATGCGGTGGCCGACTTCGTAACCCGCGACACCATGGCCGAATACATCACCCCCAACATCGATTGCGTGATCGACTGCATCGACGCGGTTAACGCCAAGGCCGCGCTGATTGCCTGGTGCAAGCGCCGCAAGATCCAGATCATCACCACTGGCGGCGCGGGCGGGCAGATTGACCCGACGCTGATCCAGGTGTGCGACTTGAACCGTACATTCAACGACCCGCTGGCCTCGAAAGTGCGCTCAACATTGCGTCGCGACTACGGTTTTTCGCGCACAGTGACCCGCCACTACAGCGTGCCGTGCGTGTTCTCCACCGAACAGCTTCGTTATCCCAAGCCGGACGGCAGCATTTGCCTGCAGAAGAGTTTTGTCGGGGATGGCGTGAAGCTGGACTGCGCGGGTGGGTTTGGCGCGGTGATGATGGTGACCGCCACGTTCGGCATGGTGGCGGCGACCAAGGCGGTGGACAAGATTGTGGCCGGGGTGCGTAGGCCGTCGGAGCGAGTCAAGCCCACTTAAATCTCGGAACCCTACACAATTCAAATGTGGGAGGGGGCTTGCCCCCGATAGCGGTGGATCAGCCAACTTGTTCAGTGACTGACACCCTGCAATCGGGGGCAAGCCCCCTCCCACATTTAGCTTTGTGTATGGCTGATTTCGCGCATGCGTTGCAGCACCGCGTTGAGGCCATTGCTGCGCGACGGTGACAGTTGACGGGAAAGCCCCAATTGATTGAACCAGTCGGGCAAGTCCACGGCCAGCAGCTCGGCAGCAGAAAGCCCATTGACCCGCGTCAGCAGCAGCGCCACCAACCCACGAATCATCCGTGCATCGCTGCTGGCGGCGAACTGCCAGTGGCCGTCCTGCAAACGCCCCACCAACCACACCAGGCTTTCACAGCCCTGTACCAGGTTGGCGTCGACTTTGTCCTCGGCGGCCAGGGCAGGCAGCCGTTCGCCCCACTGCATCAGCATCCGCGCGCGTTGTTCCCAACTGCCGACGGACTGAAAGGCTTCCAGCGCAGCAACCGCCTCCATCGGCAGGCTCATCGCAGCATATCCAGCGCCTGGTCCAGCGCTTCAAAGAAGCGTTCCAGGTCATCCGAATCGTTGTACAGCGCCAGAGACACACGGATCGCCCCTGACAAGTGCATCGCCTTGAGCAACGGCATGGCGCAGTGATGCCCGGCGCGCACGGCAATGCCTTGCTCGGTGAGCAAGTGCGCAAGATCAGCGTTATGCACGCCGTCGACGACGAAGCTGACCAACGCCACCAGCGGGGAGCCCAGCACCTGCACGCCATTACGCGCTTTGAGCCCACGCAACAGGTAGTCATGCAACGCCGCTTCATGGGCCACTACCGCCTGTTGGTCCAGCGAACTCAGGTAATCCAGGCTCGCCCCCAGGCCGATCACACTGGCAATCGGCGGGGTGCCGGCCTCGAAACCCAGCGGTGCCGG of Pseudomonas azotoformans contains these proteins:
- the tcdA gene encoding tRNA cyclic N6-threonylcarbamoyladenosine(37) synthase TcdA — its product is MSTEDPRFAGVARLYGIEGLERLKAAHVAIVGVGGVGSWAAEAMARCGVGEVSLFDLDDVCVSNSNRQLHALDSTVGKPKVEVMAERLRGINPDCTVHAVADFVTRDTMAEYITPNIDCVIDCIDAVNAKAALIAWCKRRKIQIITTGGAGGQIDPTLIQVCDLNRTFNDPLASKVRSTLRRDYGFSRTVTRHYSVPCVFSTEQLRYPKPDGSICLQKSFVGDGVKLDCAGGFGAVMMVTATFGMVAATKAVDKIVAGVRRPSERVKPT
- a CDS encoding SufE family protein translates to MSLPMEAVAALEAFQSVGSWEQRARMLMQWGERLPALAAEDKVDANLVQGCESLVWLVGRLQDGHWQFAASSDARMIRGLVALLLTRVNGLSAAELLAVDLPDWFNQLGLSRQLSPSRSNGLNAVLQRMREISHTQS